The following coding sequences lie in one Cronobacter universalis NCTC 9529 genomic window:
- the hslO gene encoding Hsp33 family molecular chaperone HslO, whose amino-acid sequence MAQHDQLHRYLFENYAVRGELVTVSETWKQILENHDYPMPVKTLLGELLVATSLLTATLKFAGDITVQLQGDGPMTLAVINGNNRQQMRGVARVQGDVPADADLKTLVGNGYLVITITPEEGERYQGVVGLEGDTLAACLEDYFMRSEQLPTRLFIRTGEAQGQPAAGGMLLQVLPAQDAQTEDFNHLATLTETIKADELFTLPANDVLWRLYHEEEVTVYDPQAVEFKCTCSRERCADALRTLPDEEIAQILEEDGEVDMHCDYCGTHYVFDAMDIAGIRKNASPADPQVH is encoded by the coding sequence ATGGCTCAACACGACCAACTACACCGCTATCTTTTTGAAAATTATGCCGTGCGCGGCGAACTGGTGACGGTTTCAGAAACCTGGAAACAGATCCTTGAAAACCATGACTACCCGATGCCGGTTAAAACCCTGCTCGGCGAGCTGCTGGTCGCCACCAGCCTGCTGACCGCGACGCTGAAATTCGCGGGCGATATCACCGTTCAGTTGCAGGGCGACGGCCCGATGACGCTCGCCGTGATTAACGGCAACAACCGCCAGCAGATGCGCGGCGTCGCGCGCGTGCAGGGCGATGTTCCGGCGGACGCCGACCTGAAAACGCTGGTCGGCAACGGCTATCTGGTCATCACCATTACGCCGGAAGAAGGCGAGCGCTATCAGGGTGTCGTCGGTCTGGAAGGCGATACCCTGGCCGCGTGCCTGGAAGATTACTTCATGCGTTCAGAGCAGCTGCCGACCCGCCTGTTTATCCGTACTGGCGAAGCGCAGGGCCAGCCTGCCGCAGGCGGTATGCTGTTGCAGGTGCTGCCGGCGCAGGACGCCCAGACGGAAGACTTCAATCATCTGGCGACGCTGACCGAAACCATCAAGGCGGACGAGCTGTTTACGCTGCCCGCCAACGATGTGCTGTGGCGTCTCTACCACGAAGAAGAAGTGACCGTTTACGATCCGCAGGCGGTGGAGTTCAAATGCACCTGCTCGCGCGAGCGCTGCGCCGATGCGCTCCGCACGCTGCCGGATGAAGAAATCGCACAGATCCTGGAAGAAGATGGCGAAGTGGATATGCATTGCGACTACTGCGGCACCCACTATGTGTTCGACGCGATGGATATCGCCGGGATCCGCAAAAACGCCTCCCCGGCCGATCCGCAGGTACACTAA
- the hslR gene encoding ribosome-associated heat shock protein Hsp15 has protein sequence MKEKSTEGVRLDKWLWAARFYKTRTLAREMIEGGKVHYNGQRTRPSKIIEPNAVLTLRQGNDERTLVVKGITDQRRPASEAVLLYEETAESIEKREKLALARKLNALSMPHPDRRPDKKERRDLIKFKFGDSE, from the coding sequence ATGAAAGAGAAATCCACCGAGGGGGTTCGCCTGGACAAATGGCTCTGGGCGGCGCGCTTCTATAAAACCCGCACGCTGGCCCGCGAGATGATCGAAGGCGGCAAGGTGCACTACAACGGGCAACGGACCAGACCGAGTAAAATTATCGAACCGAACGCGGTGTTAACGCTGCGCCAGGGAAACGATGAACGCACGCTGGTGGTAAAAGGCATTACCGATCAGCGACGACCGGCAAGCGAAGCGGTACTGCTGTACGAAGAGACGGCAGAAAGTATCGAAAAGCGCGAAAAACTCGCGCTGGCGCGTAAACTCAACGCCCTTTCCATGCCGCATCCGGATCGCCGCCCGGACAAAAAAGAGCGCCGCGATCTGATCAAATTTAAATTTGGCGACAGCGAATAA
- the yrfG gene encoding GMP/IMP nucleotidase, giving the protein MTIDIAWQEVDTVLLDMDGTLLDLAFDTFFWQKLVPETLSQQRGISLDDAHNHIRAEYHAVQHTLNWYCLDYWSERLGLDICAMTTEQGPRALIREDTVPFLDALKACGKRRILLTNAHPHNLAVKLEHTGLAQHLDLLLSTHTFGYPKEDQRLWQAVARHTGLDKSRTLFIDDSEPILDAAARFGIRYCLGVTNPDSGVADKSYQRHPALGDYRRLIPSLQTEES; this is encoded by the coding sequence ATGACTATTGATATCGCCTGGCAGGAGGTCGATACCGTTCTGCTGGACATGGACGGCACGCTGCTCGATCTGGCGTTCGACACTTTCTTCTGGCAGAAACTGGTGCCCGAAACGCTAAGCCAGCAGCGCGGCATCTCGCTGGATGACGCCCACAATCATATCCGTGCCGAATATCACGCCGTGCAGCATACGCTAAACTGGTACTGTCTGGATTACTGGAGCGAGCGCCTGGGGCTCGATATCTGCGCCATGACGACCGAGCAAGGGCCGCGCGCGCTGATACGTGAAGATACCGTGCCGTTTCTCGACGCGCTGAAAGCCTGCGGCAAGCGGCGCATTTTGCTGACCAACGCGCATCCGCATAATCTGGCGGTCAAGCTTGAGCATACCGGGCTTGCTCAGCACCTTGATTTATTACTTTCCACCCACACATTTGGTTATCCAAAAGAGGATCAGCGGTTATGGCAGGCCGTTGCCCGGCACACCGGCCTTGATAAGTCGCGCACGCTGTTTATCGACGACAGCGAGCCGATTCTCGATGCCGCCGCGCGGTTTGGTATTCGCTACTGCCTTGGCGTCACCAATCCCGATTCAGGCGTTGCGGATAAAAGCTATCAGCGCCACCCGGCGCTTGGCGATTACCGGCGTCTGATCCCCTCGCTGCAAACCGAGGAGTCGTGA
- a CDS encoding intracellular growth attenuator family protein, giving the protein MSTLLILVAAMLACIVIAGWWIKRKIRPRHPRLPAQVFAGATTRKLSSEERSAIESYLETLSRFQDSPTPTGAIKPPVRLTLTPQSGTVYCIRRAITRYGLSSDDPNKWRYYLDSVEVHLPPFCEQYITDDNSVELIRTATLPLVISLNGHSIQEHVHEARGYVLEGPASGLASIRGEESEQIELLNIRQETQEEHMLGRPDGLREALLICAAFVLFFLCLVTPPMMLPWLAGGAILLLGAGLWGLYAPPAKTALREIHCLRGTPKRWGLFGETNQEQLNNISLGIIDLIYPPHWQPFIAHDLGQKTDIDIYMDRHVVRQGRFLSLHDEVKHFPLQHWLRSAVIGAGALLVLLLLTLWVPLDMPFKLTLSWLKGAQTVEATSVAQLEEAGLRVGDTLRINGTGMCNIHLPGRYTTRQNYPFMPFDCSQILWNNASPLPLPESDTVTKATALADAVNRQLHPQEGDTKINPQLASAIQKSGMVLLDDFAEIVLKTEALCTGEEECVRLKNALVNLGNTKDWPSLVKRASEGKLDGINVLLRPVSAESLDNLVIASTAPFFVRETSRAAQSLNSPPPGGFMIISDEGKDMVNQPLPPTSLYDFPPQEQWKEFQRLAGMLMQTPFHAEGVVTSLRTDANGTQHVTLSSIPDSAGLWRYFGTTLLMLVMLICALYNGVVALRRWQRSRTRIEEIQRYYENCFNPQLVPSADIRPLF; this is encoded by the coding sequence ATGAGCACCTTGTTGATTTTAGTCGCTGCTATGCTGGCCTGCATCGTCATTGCAGGTTGGTGGATAAAGCGCAAAATTCGCCCCCGTCATCCCCGTTTACCCGCCCAGGTTTTTGCTGGCGCCACGACCCGTAAACTCAGCAGTGAAGAGCGTAGCGCCATCGAAAGCTATCTGGAAACGCTCTCGCGTTTTCAGGATTCGCCGACGCCGACCGGCGCGATTAAGCCGCCAGTCCGGTTAACGCTGACGCCGCAAAGCGGCACCGTTTACTGTATCCGTCGGGCCATTACCCGCTACGGCCTCTCATCCGACGATCCCAACAAATGGCGCTATTACCTGGATTCGGTCGAAGTACATCTGCCGCCCTTCTGCGAGCAATACATCACTGACGATAATAGCGTCGAGCTTATCCGTACCGCGACGCTGCCGCTGGTTATCTCGTTAAACGGCCATTCGATTCAGGAACATGTGCATGAAGCCCGCGGCTACGTGCTGGAAGGCCCGGCGTCGGGCCTGGCGTCCATTCGCGGCGAAGAGAGCGAACAGATTGAGTTGCTGAATATTCGCCAGGAGACGCAGGAAGAGCACATGCTCGGACGCCCGGACGGGCTGCGCGAGGCGCTGCTAATTTGCGCCGCGTTTGTACTCTTTTTTCTCTGCCTCGTGACGCCGCCGATGATGCTGCCCTGGCTGGCGGGCGGCGCGATTTTGCTCCTGGGCGCGGGCCTGTGGGGGCTGTACGCGCCGCCGGCGAAAACGGCGCTGCGCGAAATCCACTGTCTGCGCGGCACGCCGAAACGCTGGGGGCTGTTTGGCGAAACCAATCAGGAACAGCTTAATAATATTTCGCTCGGCATTATCGACCTTATTTATCCGCCGCACTGGCAGCCGTTTATCGCGCATGATTTAGGCCAGAAAACGGATATCGATATCTATATGGACAGGCATGTAGTGCGCCAGGGGCGTTTCCTGTCGCTGCATGACGAAGTGAAACATTTCCCGCTCCAGCACTGGCTGCGCAGCGCGGTGATTGGCGCGGGCGCGCTGCTGGTGCTGCTGCTTCTGACCCTCTGGGTGCCGCTCGATATGCCGTTTAAGCTGACTCTCTCCTGGCTTAAAGGCGCGCAGACGGTCGAAGCGACCAGCGTCGCGCAGCTTGAAGAAGCGGGTTTGCGCGTTGGCGACACGCTGCGTATCAACGGCACGGGCATGTGCAATATTCATTTGCCGGGGCGTTACACCACGCGTCAGAACTACCCGTTTATGCCGTTCGACTGCTCGCAAATTCTCTGGAATAACGCAAGCCCCCTGCCCCTGCCGGAATCCGATACCGTAACCAAAGCGACAGCGCTGGCAGACGCGGTAAACCGCCAGCTGCATCCGCAGGAAGGCGACACCAAAATCAACCCGCAGCTGGCGTCGGCGATTCAGAAATCGGGCATGGTGCTGCTGGATGATTTCGCGGAGATCGTGCTGAAAACCGAAGCGCTGTGTACGGGCGAGGAAGAGTGCGTGAGACTGAAAAACGCGCTGGTGAACCTCGGCAATACCAAAGACTGGCCGTCGCTCGTCAAACGCGCCAGCGAAGGCAAACTCGACGGCATCAACGTGCTGCTGCGCCCGGTCAGCGCTGAATCGCTCGATAATCTGGTGATTGCGTCAACCGCGCCGTTCTTCGTGCGTGAAACCAGCCGCGCCGCGCAGTCGCTCAATAGTCCTCCGCCGGGCGGCTTTATGATTATCAGCGACGAGGGCAAAGATATGGTGAACCAGCCGCTGCCGCCGACATCGCTGTATGATTTCCCGCCGCAGGAGCAGTGGAAAGAGTTTCAGCGGCTGGCAGGTATGCTGATGCAGACGCCGTTCCACGCCGAAGGCGTGGTGACCAGCCTGCGCACCGACGCCAACGGCACCCAGCATGTCACGCTCAGCAGTATTCCGGACAGCGCCGGGCTGTGGCGCTATTTCGGCACCACGCTCCTGATGCTGGTGATGCTCATCTGCGCGCTGTATAACGGCGTCGTCGCGCTGCGCCGCTGGCAGCGCAGCCGCACCCGCATTGAAGAAATCCAGCGCTACTACGAAAACTGCTTCAACCCGCAGCTGGTCCCCTCCGCGGATATTCGCCCCCTGTTCTGA